From the genome of Anopheles moucheti chromosome 3, idAnoMoucSN_F20_07, whole genome shotgun sequence, one region includes:
- the LOC128304574 gene encoding calmodulin-lysine N-methyltransferase, with translation MRSVGSLTTAPLADEQTDVPDEATDDRWLRRRRRHEDDINWKMSAQQQVTPDRPTGTVTDGTDQAPPVPSSAVVDGENNPIKSLRRQRRVEGTNGPTPTSTVPSITAPTMPMIAGTDTERWSARLYRTAAIGDDGEDGDVQQQPSAVATDRSEQSEGFAVGEPTRALEFVDGGGKNSTGQDTANNNRLECIVASVQQLAVTDVVNELEDALERKRHNTGNARRRWKLLAKALRHDSSEDDQFSKFNLIEADRAGDEKDENVYVYRLYDRYRLKIRLIGPERPWTASELIGFNNTGNICVWPSEEALAYYILSRLAQFDGTSVLELGGGMTCLAGLVLAKYGQPAFVHVTDGNELSVENVRKSLVLNKFNCTIKSSVLKWEQANNELDPDTAERYHFILSADCLFFDESRSQLIDTIWQALAAEGVALITAPRRGQTLSLFLAECVARGFHYELLQCYNEAIWARHLELKQMDGYDENVHYPLLVKMYKYGPGSVLHRL, from the coding sequence ATGCGTTCGGTCGGTTCGCTGACAACGGCACCGTTGGCGGACGAGCAAACGGACGTGCCGGACGAGGCGACGGATGACCGGTGGCTgcgacggcgacgacgacaCGAAGATGACATAAATTGGAAAATGTCAGCTCAGCAACAGGTGACACCGGATCGGCCGACAGGCACGGTCACGGACGGTACGGACCAAGCGCCACCCGTCCCATCGTCGGCGGTGGTTGACGGTGAGAATAATCCAATTAAATCGTTGCGACGGCAACGACGGGTTGAGGGCACTAATGGCCCCACACCCACCAGTACCGTCCCATCAATCACGGCACCCACAATGCCAATGATTGCTGGCACGGACACGGAACGATGGTCGGCACGATTGTACCGGACAGCGGCTATTGGCGACGATGGGGAAGATGGTGAcgtgcagcagcaaccgtCTGCAGTGGCAACTGATAGGAGCGAGCAGAGCGAAGGGTTTGCTGTTGGCGAACCGACGAGGGCGTTGGAGTTTGTTGATGGGGGTGGTAAAAATAGCACCGGACAAGATACTGCTAATAACAATCGGCTGGAATGTATCGTCGCTTCCGTACAGCAGCTCGCCGTAACGGACGTTGTCAACGAGCTGGAGGACGCACTGGAGCGAAAGCGTCACAACACCGGCAATGCGCGCCGTCGCTGGAAGTTGCTGGCGAAGGCACTCCGGCACGATTCGAGCGAAGACGATCAGTTCTCCAAGTTTAACCTGATCGAGGCGGATCGTGCCGGCGATGAGAAGGATGAGAATGTGTACGTTTATCGGCTGTACGATCGCTACCGGTTGAAGATCCGTCTGATTGGGCCGGAGCGTCCGTGGACCGCCAGCGAACTGATCGGATTTAACAACACCGGCAATATCTGCGTTTGGCCCTCGGAAGAAGCACTCGCGTACTACATCCTGTCGCGGCTCGCGCAGTTCGATGGAACCTCAGTGCTCGAGCTCGGTGGTGGGATGACCTGTCTGGCGGGGCTAGTGCTTGCCAAGTACGGGCAACCCGCATTCGTACACGTTACCGACGGGAACGAGCTGTCCGTGGAGAACGTACGCAAATCGCTCGTGCTGAACAAATTCAACTGCACGATCAAATCGTCCGTGCTGAAGTGGGAACAGGCGAACAACGAACTGGACCCGGACACGGCCGAGCGCTATCACTTCATCCTGTCCGCGGATTGCCTGTTTTTCGACGAGTCCCGTTCACAGCTGATCGATACGATCTGGCAGGCGCTGGCAGCGGAAGGGGTCGCACTCATTACGGCACCCCGCCGTGGGCAAACGTTGAGTCTCTTCCTCGCTGAGTGCGTTGCCCGTGGCTTCCATTACGAGTTGCTGCAGTGCTACAACGAGGCGATCTGGGCGCGACATCTTGAGCTGAAGCAGATGGACGGTTACGACGAGAACGTGCACTATCCGCTGCTGGTGAAGATGTACAAATACGGACCGGGCAGTGTTTTGCATCGATTGTGA
- the LOC128303215 gene encoding zinc finger protein 271-like isoform X2: MDYNISRLCRVCLEEGVFTSIFSTELVPMAPANMLVSRDDGLPSTICNNCMYRLGVAFHLKQQCENSDIRLRQYMNGGSAMNYSYTMEKETMTDDSWLLSGMEHKGDEHKSAEKKSNNRKRYRPKLPEERKKRGPKPMPKIPQTCYQCHKSFKCAAQLQMHLRTHSGEKPYACNICPRRFAQKHNLAIHVRTHTGERPYQCEICSKQFSALGNFQAHKKIHTNERDHVCPSCNKGFITSGDLTRHMISHSGIKNYHCDICAKSFSRNRDMMAHKRKMHLNECGNESYKCHECHKVFATLNNLNGHMRVHAPDVDGSVPDPVGELMPPTQAQQQQQQHQHQQHQQVPVAIALPPHGLGPPGPLGVGLGMLPYPSSHVATHPPAQVAYHSQMHPSQRLHPY, translated from the exons ATGGATTACAATATTAGTCGATTGTGCCGTGTGTGCTTGGAGGAGGGAGTATTCACATCGATCTTTAGCACCGAGCTAGTTCCGATGGCACCAGCTAATATGCTG GTATCGAGAGATGACGGTCTACCAAGTACTATTTGCAACAACTGCATGTACCGGCTAGGGGTGGCCTTTCATCTTAAGCAACAGTGTGAGAATTCTGACATTAGACTGCGCCAGTACATGAACGGAGGCTCTGCAATGAACTACAGCTACACGATGGAGAAAGAAACGATGACGGACGATTCGTGGTTGCTCTCTGGAATGGAGCATAAAGGGGATGAACATAAATCAGCGGAAAA GaaatcgaacaacaggaaacgATACAGACCCAAGCTGCCAGAAGAGCGCAAGAAGAGAGGCCCAAAACCGATGCCGAAGATACCGCAAACATGCTACCAATGTCACAAATCGTTCAAATGTGCCGCCCAGCTACAAATGCACTTGAG GACACATTCCGGTGAGAAACCGTACGCGTGCAACATTTGTCCACGGCGATTCGCACAAAAGCATAACCTTGCCATCCACGTTCGTACGCACACCGGCGAACGACCGTACCAGTGTGAAATCTGTAGCAAACAATTTTCGGCGCTCGGGAACTTTCAGGCACACAAGAAAATACATACCAACGAGCGGGACCACGTGTGCCCGTCGTGCAACAAGGGATTCATCACGTCGGGCGATTTGACGCGGCACATGATCTCACACTCGggcatcaaaaactatcacTGTGATATATGTGCCAAAAGCTTTAGCCGCAACCGTGACATGATGGCACACAAACGCAAGATGCATCTGAACGAGTGTGGCAACGAAAGCTACAAATGTCACGAATGTCACAAAGTGTTCGCTACACTGAACAATCTTAACGGACACATGAGGGTACATGCGCCGGATGTGGATGGTTCGGTGCCGGACCCTGTCGGTGAACTGATGCCAccgacacaagcacaacaacagcagcagcaacatcaacaccaacagcatcagcaggtTCCAGTTGCAATTGCGCTCCCGCCACACGGACTCGGACCACCGGGACCGCTCGGTGTTGGCTTAGGTATGTTACCGTATCCTTCCTCTCACGTCGCAACACATCCACCCGCCCAGGTAGCTTACCACAGCCAGATGCATCCATCCCAACGATTGCACCCGTACTGA
- the LOC128303215 gene encoding zinc finger protein 271-like isoform X1 — protein MDYNISRLCRVCLEEGVFTSIFSTELVPMAPANMLVMCSNIKVSRDDGLPSTICNNCMYRLGVAFHLKQQCENSDIRLRQYMNGGSAMNYSYTMEKETMTDDSWLLSGMEHKGDEHKSAEKKSNNRKRYRPKLPEERKKRGPKPMPKIPQTCYQCHKSFKCAAQLQMHLRTHSGEKPYACNICPRRFAQKHNLAIHVRTHTGERPYQCEICSKQFSALGNFQAHKKIHTNERDHVCPSCNKGFITSGDLTRHMISHSGIKNYHCDICAKSFSRNRDMMAHKRKMHLNECGNESYKCHECHKVFATLNNLNGHMRVHAPDVDGSVPDPVGELMPPTQAQQQQQQHQHQQHQQVPVAIALPPHGLGPPGPLGVGLGMLPYPSSHVATHPPAQVAYHSQMHPSQRLHPY, from the exons ATGGATTACAATATTAGTCGATTGTGCCGTGTGTGCTTGGAGGAGGGAGTATTCACATCGATCTTTAGCACCGAGCTAGTTCCGATGGCACCAGCTAATATGCTGGTAATGTGTTCGAACATAAAG GTATCGAGAGATGACGGTCTACCAAGTACTATTTGCAACAACTGCATGTACCGGCTAGGGGTGGCCTTTCATCTTAAGCAACAGTGTGAGAATTCTGACATTAGACTGCGCCAGTACATGAACGGAGGCTCTGCAATGAACTACAGCTACACGATGGAGAAAGAAACGATGACGGACGATTCGTGGTTGCTCTCTGGAATGGAGCATAAAGGGGATGAACATAAATCAGCGGAAAA GaaatcgaacaacaggaaacgATACAGACCCAAGCTGCCAGAAGAGCGCAAGAAGAGAGGCCCAAAACCGATGCCGAAGATACCGCAAACATGCTACCAATGTCACAAATCGTTCAAATGTGCCGCCCAGCTACAAATGCACTTGAG GACACATTCCGGTGAGAAACCGTACGCGTGCAACATTTGTCCACGGCGATTCGCACAAAAGCATAACCTTGCCATCCACGTTCGTACGCACACCGGCGAACGACCGTACCAGTGTGAAATCTGTAGCAAACAATTTTCGGCGCTCGGGAACTTTCAGGCACACAAGAAAATACATACCAACGAGCGGGACCACGTGTGCCCGTCGTGCAACAAGGGATTCATCACGTCGGGCGATTTGACGCGGCACATGATCTCACACTCGggcatcaaaaactatcacTGTGATATATGTGCCAAAAGCTTTAGCCGCAACCGTGACATGATGGCACACAAACGCAAGATGCATCTGAACGAGTGTGGCAACGAAAGCTACAAATGTCACGAATGTCACAAAGTGTTCGCTACACTGAACAATCTTAACGGACACATGAGGGTACATGCGCCGGATGTGGATGGTTCGGTGCCGGACCCTGTCGGTGAACTGATGCCAccgacacaagcacaacaacagcagcagcaacatcaacaccaacagcatcagcaggtTCCAGTTGCAATTGCGCTCCCGCCACACGGACTCGGACCACCGGGACCGCTCGGTGTTGGCTTAGGTATGTTACCGTATCCTTCCTCTCACGTCGCAACACATCCACCCGCCCAGGTAGCTTACCACAGCCAGATGCATCCATCCCAACGATTGCACCCGTACTGA